Proteins found in one Synechococcus sp. LA31 genomic segment:
- a CDS encoding type II toxin-antitoxin system PemK/MazF family toxin produces the protein MALIRRGEVWVARLNPNQGAEVGKVRPVVVIQADLLTQADLPTVLVVPLTTQMRRGAELLRVWIRARDRLLRDCYAMAEQPRALDRARLGEGPLTTLTAEELIKLEQALLLVMGLPS, from the coding sequence GTGGCGCTGATCCGCCGCGGTGAGGTTTGGGTTGCCCGGCTCAATCCCAATCAGGGCGCTGAGGTGGGCAAAGTTCGCCCTGTTGTGGTGATTCAGGCCGACTTGTTGACCCAGGCCGATCTCCCCACGGTGCTGGTGGTGCCGCTCACCACGCAGATGCGCCGCGGAGCCGAGCTCTTACGTGTGTGGATTCGGGCGCGCGATCGGCTGCTTCGAGACTGTTACGCCATGGCGGAACAACCCCGTGCCCTCGATCGGGCACGGCTGGGAGAGGGGCCTCTCACGACCCTGACAGCCGAGGAACTCATCAAGCTGGAACAGGCTCTGCTGTTGGTGATGGGGCTGCCGTCGTGA
- the trmFO gene encoding FADH(2)-oxidizing methylenetetrahydrofolate--tRNA-(uracil(54)-C(5))-methyltransferase TrmFO — MQAGTPQSTEVLVIGAGLAGTEAAWQIASAGVPVRLVEMRPIRRSPAHHSSEFAELVCSNSFGALSSDRAAGLLQEELRRLGSLVIGTADHHAVPAGGALAVDRGRYSAALTAALEQHPLVTVERREHTALPGPGAIAVLATGPLTSEPLAEQLRAFTGRADCHFFDAASPIVEGESIDLSVAFRASRYDKGDADYINCPMDKEQFLAFREALLAAEQAELKDFEKENATFFEGCLPIEELARRGEDTMRYGPLKPIGLWDPRWGDVNDRDVRRAKRAYAVVQLRQEDKDGRLWNLVGFQTNLKWGEQKRVLRMIPGLENAEFVRFGVMHRNTFLEAPQLLDPTLQFRQRPTLLAAGQITGTEGYAAAVAGGWLAGTNAARLALGQEPLQLPATSMIGALTHFIAEAPSEKFQPMPPNFGLLPELPERIRDKRRRYGAYRDRALADLAPFTTAAPSPTAEPVPA, encoded by the coding sequence ATGCAGGCCGGAACCCCCCAAAGCACTGAGGTGTTGGTGATCGGTGCCGGCCTGGCTGGCACGGAAGCCGCCTGGCAGATCGCCAGCGCCGGCGTGCCGGTGCGCCTGGTGGAGATGCGGCCGATCCGCCGCTCGCCGGCGCACCACAGCAGCGAATTCGCCGAGTTGGTGTGCAGCAACAGCTTCGGGGCGCTCAGCAGCGACCGCGCCGCCGGCCTGCTGCAGGAGGAGCTGCGGCGGCTCGGGTCGCTGGTGATCGGCACCGCCGATCACCACGCTGTGCCCGCTGGCGGCGCTCTCGCGGTGGACCGCGGCCGCTACAGCGCCGCCCTCACCGCAGCGCTTGAGCAGCACCCACTGGTGACGGTGGAACGGCGCGAGCACACCGCACTGCCTGGCCCCGGCGCGATCGCCGTACTCGCCACCGGCCCCCTCACCAGCGAACCGCTGGCGGAGCAGCTGCGCGCCTTCACCGGCCGCGCCGACTGCCACTTCTTTGATGCCGCCAGCCCGATCGTGGAGGGCGAGAGCATTGATCTGAGCGTGGCTTTCCGCGCCTCCCGCTACGACAAGGGCGACGCCGATTACATCAACTGCCCGATGGACAAAGAGCAGTTCCTCGCCTTCCGCGAGGCGTTGCTGGCTGCAGAGCAGGCCGAACTCAAGGATTTCGAAAAGGAGAACGCCACCTTCTTCGAGGGCTGCCTACCGATCGAAGAGCTCGCCCGCCGCGGCGAAGACACGATGCGCTATGGCCCGCTCAAGCCGATCGGCCTCTGGGATCCGCGCTGGGGCGATGTGAACGACCGCGATGTGCGCCGCGCCAAGCGCGCCTATGCGGTGGTGCAACTGCGCCAGGAAGACAAAGACGGCCGCCTCTGGAACCTGGTGGGCTTCCAGACCAACCTCAAGTGGGGAGAACAGAAACGCGTGCTGAGGATGATCCCCGGCCTGGAGAACGCCGAATTTGTGCGCTTCGGGGTGATGCACCGCAACACGTTCCTCGAGGCGCCGCAGCTGCTCGATCCCACGCTGCAATTCCGCCAGCGACCCACGCTGCTGGCGGCGGGGCAGATCACTGGCACCGAGGGCTACGCGGCGGCGGTGGCTGGCGGCTGGCTAGCGGGCACCAACGCCGCGCGGCTGGCTCTCGGCCAGGAGCCGCTGCAGCTGCCGGCCACCTCGATGATCGGCGCCCTCACCCACTTCATCGCCGAAGCCCCGAGCGAAAAATTCCAGCCGATGCCCCCCAACTTCGGCCTGCTGCCGGAGCTACCCGAGCGCATTCGCGATAAGCGACGCCGTTATGGCGCTTATCGGGATCGGGCACTGGCGGATCTGGCGCCATTCACGACGGCAGCCCCATCACCAACAGCAGAGCCTGTTCCAGCTTGA